The Maridesulfovibrio ferrireducens genome includes a region encoding these proteins:
- a CDS encoding alpha/beta hydrolase, whose translation MYKVFLGTILTVFFCSACLFHDNPLNTALKIGNNNGFEYLQISSSQFEQVVFLKTGPQIDNLMIYIEGDGSAWARRYKPSNNPSPHNPLALRLASLDPYPSIAYIARPCQYTGGINARGCDVSYWTSHRFSDEVVNSTSEIISKLKEMTGAKKIDLVGYSGGGAVAILIAMRRTDVASVRTVAGNLDHIKWTQLHGVSPLEGSLNPTDQISVKCKIPQLHYVGSNDNIIPIQIAESYCQKAGNNGLIQLKVIQGCTHSKGWANIWTSLCADFYKSHE comes from the coding sequence TTGTATAAAGTTTTTTTAGGGACAATCCTGACTGTTTTTTTTTGTTCTGCATGCTTGTTTCATGATAACCCATTAAATACAGCACTAAAAATTGGAAATAATAACGGGTTTGAATATTTACAAATCAGCTCATCACAATTTGAACAAGTTGTTTTTTTAAAAACAGGCCCCCAAATTGATAATTTGATGATCTACATTGAAGGAGATGGTAGCGCTTGGGCCAGACGTTACAAACCTTCTAACAACCCTTCCCCGCACAATCCTTTGGCCTTAAGACTTGCTTCCTTAGATCCGTATCCATCTATTGCGTACATTGCTCGCCCCTGCCAATATACAGGTGGTATTAATGCGAGAGGATGTGATGTTAGCTACTGGACTTCACACAGATTCAGCGATGAAGTAGTTAACTCCACAAGTGAAATTATATCAAAATTAAAAGAAATGACTGGTGCAAAAAAGATTGACTTAGTCGGCTACTCTGGAGGAGGAGCTGTCGCAATATTGATAGCAATGCGACGGACAGATGTTGCTTCTGTAAGGACTGTTGCCGGAAATCTTGATCATATCAAATGGACGCAATTGCACGGAGTCTCCCCGTTGGAAGGATCATTAAATCCAACAGATCAGATTTCAGTCAAATGCAAAATTCCCCAACTTCATTACGTCGGAAGTAATGATAACATTATCCCCATACAAATTGCGGAATCATATTGCCAAAAAGCCGGTAATAATGGGTTAATACAATTAAAAGTAATTCAAGGCTGTACCCATTCTAAAGGATGGGCTAATATTTGGACTTCATTGTGTGCTGATTTTTATAAAAGCCATGAGTAA